One genomic window of Actinoplanes lobatus includes the following:
- a CDS encoding AfsR/SARP family transcriptional regulator yields the protein MGGLRFALLGPVLVMDGGEPLPGLAPRHRAVLAYLLLHAGTVIPMERLIEAVWGLDQPETARSQIHAAITALRRAMGGTEVLLTRSGGYLADPGPGSLDVREFSDLVAEGRLREALALWRGEALADVHAHYAVAARALLADRRLAAIEQLMAAELTAGRHAAVLDELAAHVAAHPLRERLAGQLVTALHRSGRQADALAAARAYREGLAEEQGLDPGAGFLAVEQSALAVARSSFLPYDVPDFTGRDDELDRIVTDPRGGIVTIDGMAGVGKTTLAIRAAHRLAGRFPGGQLFADMSGHTASAALEVLLRQLGVTEIPPTEAGRAALWRAELASRRVLVVLDNATDGGHVRPLLPGSSESLLLITSRRRLVDVDGARALSMEVLPPGDALALFGGIVGERAAAEPAAVAEVLGLCGHLPLAIRLAAARLQHRPRWSVSYLAGRLRLADLATPERSVAAAFTVSYEQLDPAEQRMFRLLGPAPVRDVEPHAAAALAGLPVPEAEDLLESLLDANLLIQREPGRYTMHDLLREHARSFPEEDGAVMRLLVHYLHRSRSAVRQMFPANVGDRPGLPPELTPVEPIRDPAEALRWLDAERGNIVATAAHVPRICVGHLAHALRPYLDRQAHHDDAVTLHGIALERSRANGDPDVSGRALADLAWTHWRRGDYEQAVDCAGQALAVAEDDPFPRSMALHTLGDVAWRRRDTATAERQLKQALDLARIAGDRAREGFVLGDLGMVLDRPGRHEEARRHLDLALALHRRDGNPLGEARVLNQIGALLCHQGRPAEAVERHREAGRVYRAMGNRTDEAAAFNGLGEAALACGDPERAIDEHTRAVESGDRPERARAHHGLARALLGLGRAGEAAPHVDEAVRLYQELGVPEAEEARSLMPDSSRRSSRASGGQPVRPVRTTA from the coding sequence GTGGGGGGCCTTCGCTTCGCACTTCTGGGACCTGTGCTGGTCATGGACGGCGGCGAGCCGCTGCCCGGGCTCGCCCCACGGCACCGTGCCGTCCTGGCCTATCTGCTGCTGCACGCCGGCACGGTGATCCCGATGGAGCGGCTCATCGAGGCGGTGTGGGGCCTCGACCAGCCGGAGACGGCACGGTCGCAGATCCACGCGGCGATCACCGCGCTGCGCCGGGCGATGGGTGGCACCGAGGTGCTGTTGACCCGCTCGGGCGGCTATCTGGCCGATCCCGGGCCGGGCAGCCTGGACGTGCGGGAGTTCAGCGATCTGGTGGCCGAGGGCCGGCTGCGGGAGGCGCTCGCCCTGTGGCGGGGCGAGGCGCTCGCCGACGTGCACGCGCACTACGCGGTCGCCGCCCGCGCGCTGCTCGCCGACCGGCGGCTCGCCGCGATCGAGCAGCTGATGGCGGCCGAGCTGACCGCCGGGCGGCATGCCGCCGTGCTGGACGAGCTGGCCGCCCACGTGGCGGCGCACCCGCTGCGGGAGCGGCTGGCCGGGCAGCTGGTCACGGCGCTGCACCGGTCCGGGCGGCAGGCCGACGCGCTGGCCGCGGCCCGGGCGTACCGGGAGGGGCTGGCCGAGGAGCAGGGCCTCGACCCGGGGGCCGGCTTCCTGGCCGTGGAGCAGAGCGCCCTGGCCGTGGCCCGGTCCAGCTTCCTGCCGTACGACGTGCCCGACTTCACCGGCCGTGACGACGAGCTGGACCGGATCGTCACCGATCCGCGCGGCGGCATCGTCACCATCGACGGGATGGCCGGGGTCGGCAAGACCACCCTGGCGATCCGGGCCGCCCACCGGCTGGCCGGCCGCTTCCCGGGCGGGCAGCTGTTCGCCGACATGAGCGGGCACACCGCGTCGGCGGCGCTGGAGGTCCTGCTGCGCCAGCTGGGTGTCACCGAGATCCCGCCCACCGAGGCCGGCCGTGCCGCCCTGTGGCGGGCCGAGCTGGCGTCGCGCCGGGTCCTGGTGGTGCTCGACAACGCGACCGACGGCGGTCACGTCCGGCCGCTGCTGCCCGGCAGTTCGGAGAGCCTGCTGCTGATCACCAGCCGGCGCCGGCTGGTCGACGTCGACGGCGCCCGCGCCCTGTCCATGGAGGTGCTGCCGCCCGGCGACGCGCTCGCCCTGTTCGGCGGCATCGTGGGGGAGCGGGCCGCCGCCGAGCCCGCGGCGGTCGCCGAGGTGCTCGGCCTGTGCGGGCATCTGCCGCTGGCCATCCGGCTGGCCGCCGCCCGGCTCCAGCACCGCCCACGGTGGAGCGTGTCCTATCTGGCGGGCCGCCTGCGGCTGGCCGACCTGGCCACCCCGGAGCGCAGCGTGGCGGCCGCCTTCACGGTGTCGTACGAGCAGCTCGACCCGGCCGAGCAGCGCATGTTCCGGCTGCTCGGGCCGGCCCCGGTGCGTGACGTCGAGCCGCACGCCGCGGCCGCCCTCGCCGGGCTGCCGGTGCCCGAGGCGGAGGACCTGCTGGAGAGCCTGCTCGACGCGAACCTGCTGATCCAGCGGGAGCCTGGCCGCTACACCATGCACGACCTGCTGCGCGAGCACGCCCGCTCGTTCCCGGAGGAGGACGGGGCGGTGATGCGGCTGCTCGTGCACTACCTGCACCGGTCCCGGTCGGCGGTCCGCCAGATGTTCCCGGCGAACGTCGGCGACCGGCCCGGGCTGCCACCCGAGCTGACCCCGGTCGAGCCGATCCGCGATCCCGCCGAGGCGTTGCGCTGGCTGGACGCCGAACGCGGCAACATCGTCGCCACCGCCGCCCACGTGCCCCGCATCTGTGTCGGGCACCTGGCGCACGCGCTGCGACCGTACCTGGACCGGCAGGCCCACCACGACGACGCCGTCACCCTGCACGGCATCGCCCTGGAGCGCAGCCGCGCCAACGGCGACCCGGACGTGTCCGGCCGCGCGCTCGCCGACCTCGCCTGGACCCACTGGCGGCGCGGCGACTACGAGCAGGCCGTCGACTGCGCCGGGCAGGCGCTCGCCGTCGCCGAGGACGACCCGTTCCCCCGGTCGATGGCCCTGCACACGCTCGGCGACGTGGCCTGGCGCCGCCGCGACACCGCGACCGCCGAGCGGCAGCTGAAACAGGCCCTCGACCTGGCCCGGATCGCCGGGGACCGGGCCCGGGAGGGGTTCGTCCTCGGTGACCTCGGCATGGTCCTGGACCGGCCGGGCCGCCACGAGGAGGCCCGCCGCCACCTGGATCTGGCCCTCGCCCTGCACCGGCGCGACGGCAACCCGCTCGGTGAGGCGCGGGTGCTCAACCAGATCGGCGCCCTGCTGTGCCATCAGGGCCGCCCCGCCGAGGCGGTGGAGCGACATCGGGAGGCGGGCCGCGTCTACCGGGCCATGGGCAACCGCACCGACGAGGCGGCGGCGTTCAACGGTCTCGGGGAGGCGGCGCTGGCGTGCGGCGACCCGGAGCGGGCGATCGACGAGCACACGCGGGCTGTGGAGTCCGGCGACCGTCCGGAGCGGGCTCGCGCCCATCACGGCCTGGCCCGGGCGCTGCTCGGCCTCGGGCGAGCCGGCGAGGCGGCGCCGCACGTCGACGAGGCGGTGCGTCTCTATCAGGAGCTGGGCGTGCCCGAGGCGGAGGAGGCCCGATCGCTCATGCCCGATTCGAGCAGGCGGAGCAGCAGGGCCAGCGGGGGCCAGCCGGTGCGGCCGGTGCGGACCACCGCGTAA
- a CDS encoding carboxymuconolactone decarboxylase family protein, giving the protein MQRMKNPAVLVPAAMQPIQNLMAATRTQGVPEELLDLVHLRVSQINGCGFCVDAGVKSLTKAGETGERIGVVAAWRETPYYSEPERAALALAEAVTDRPAAVPDDVWDAAAAHFSEPQLAAILLTIATTNLFNRLNAPIRQQAGSW; this is encoded by the coding sequence ATGCAGCGCATGAAGAACCCGGCCGTGCTCGTCCCCGCCGCGATGCAGCCGATCCAGAACCTGATGGCGGCCACCCGCACCCAGGGTGTGCCGGAGGAACTGCTGGACCTGGTGCACCTGCGGGTCAGCCAGATCAACGGCTGCGGTTTCTGCGTCGACGCCGGCGTGAAGAGCCTGACCAAGGCCGGCGAGACCGGCGAACGGATCGGCGTGGTCGCGGCGTGGCGGGAGACCCCGTACTACTCGGAGCCGGAACGCGCCGCGCTGGCGCTGGCCGAGGCGGTCACCGACCGGCCGGCCGCCGTGCCGGACGACGTGTGGGACGCGGCCGCCGCCCACTTCAGCGAGCCGCAGCTGGCCGCGATCCTGCTGACGATCGCCACGACGAACCTGTTCAACCGGCTCAACGCCCCGATCCGCCAGCAGGCCGGATCATGGTGA